A segment of the Gemmatimonadota bacterium genome:
CGCTCGTGCGCGGCGCCGCTGCCGGGCCAGTGCGGAAACTGATGCAACGAACAGAAGAAGACGCTGCCGTCTTCGTAGAAGATGTCCTGGGTGCCGTTCCCGTGGTGCACGTCCCAGTCCAGGATCAGTACACGCTCCGCATGCCCGTGCTCCTGGAGCCAGCGGGCCGTGATCGCCACGGAGTTGAAGAGGCAGAACCCCATGGCCCGACTCGGGGTGGCGTGATGCCCCGGCGGGCGCGCCGCCACGAACGCGCCGCTCAGTGCGCTGCGCGCAACCGCGTGCGCGGCTTCGATGGCGCAGCCGGCGCTGCCCAGTGCAGCCTCCCAGGAGGCCTCCGAGACCCGTGTGTCCGGGTCCAGGGAGACGAGGGTCTGCTCGATCCGCGCCCGCTCACAGGCCGCACGTACGCGATCGACGTGCGGCTGCGCGTGCACACGCAGAAGGTCGGCCACCGTGGCCAGGCTGCCTTCGCGCTGCTCCACGTGTCCATGCAACTCGAGGAGATCACGACCCACCGTCGACGCCAGGGCCCGCAGGCGACCCTGGTGCTCTGGGTGCCCCCAACCGGTGTCATGCAGGGCCGAGG
Coding sequences within it:
- a CDS encoding histone deacetylase gives rise to the protein MSAGAQPTGFYLHPASALHDTGWGHPEHQGRLRALASTVGRDLLELHGHVEQREGSLATVADLLRVHAQPHVDRVRAACERARIEQTLVSLDPDTRVSEASWEAALGSAGCAIEAAHAVARSALSGAFVAARPPGHHATPSRAMGFCLFNSVAITARWLQEHGHAERVLILDWDVHHGNGTQDIFYEDGSVFFCSLHQFPHWPGSGAAHERGRGAGEGTTLNVPLAPGTSAAEHRLAWERALDSIGERFQPDFVLVSAGFDCMRGDPLGDLNLEPVDLYEMTRSLLDRAGDWCEGRVVALLEGGYDPARTGAGAVAVLRALAARSAPGGSRE